In one Acidimicrobium ferrooxidans DSM 10331 genomic region, the following are encoded:
- a CDS encoding FtsW/RodA/SpoVE family cell cycle protein has translation MAVIDARVRPSGRRRGRGSAVGWIVGLGGGLALAGTLVGLAATVEAQAAVGRSPVSAALHDVAWVAIATAMGWVSFVVVRRAGLERVLAWSPVLLAAALAGLGAVMVPGLGTTVGGAERWIPVGPFQIQPSEFAKLALVLYLAKLVTSRPSERVLGPVLVVTAVTAGAIFIEPDMGTALVVAAIGAGALVVARVPLRRLAPIALTGGGLATLAAFSSAYRRARLLSFLHPWRYRASLSYQEVQALGSFATAHVTGSGLGAGLANWGYVPNAVTDFVMTLVVQDFGVIGALGVIAALGGIILGLLALAERTPMSGAHAVAVLVAVWLAAQTLLNLGAVVGLLPVTGVPLPFVSQGGSSLVVEAIALGVVLASVHRGERRR, from the coding sequence GTGGCGGTGATCGACGCACGTGTTCGGCCCTCTGGGCGCCGTCGGGGGCGTGGCTCGGCCGTCGGCTGGATCGTCGGCCTTGGGGGCGGGCTCGCGCTCGCCGGCACGCTCGTCGGACTGGCCGCGACCGTGGAGGCACAGGCAGCGGTCGGGCGTTCGCCGGTGTCCGCCGCCCTCCACGACGTCGCCTGGGTGGCGATCGCCACCGCGATGGGATGGGTGAGCTTCGTGGTCGTACGCCGTGCCGGCCTCGAGCGAGTGCTCGCGTGGTCGCCGGTGCTCCTCGCGGCGGCGCTGGCGGGGCTGGGCGCGGTCATGGTCCCTGGGCTCGGCACGACCGTCGGGGGCGCCGAGCGATGGATCCCCGTCGGCCCGTTCCAGATCCAGCCATCGGAGTTCGCCAAGCTTGCGCTGGTGCTCTACCTCGCCAAGCTCGTCACGTCACGACCCAGCGAGCGCGTCCTCGGCCCGGTGCTCGTGGTCACGGCGGTCACCGCTGGTGCGATCTTCATCGAACCCGACATGGGCACCGCACTGGTGGTGGCGGCGATCGGAGCCGGCGCGCTGGTCGTCGCGAGGGTCCCGCTTCGCCGACTCGCTCCCATCGCGCTCACGGGCGGAGGCCTCGCGACGCTCGCTGCCTTCTCGTCGGCGTATCGGCGTGCGCGCCTGCTGTCGTTTCTGCACCCATGGCGCTATCGTGCAAGCCTGTCGTACCAGGAGGTCCAGGCGCTCGGTTCCTTCGCCACCGCCCACGTCACGGGGTCGGGCCTGGGAGCGGGACTCGCCAACTGGGGCTACGTGCCCAATGCGGTCACGGACTTCGTCATGACGCTCGTGGTCCAAGACTTTGGCGTCATCGGTGCGCTCGGGGTCATCGCTGCGCTCGGCGGGATCATCCTCGGCCTACTGGCGCTCGCCGAGCGGACGCCGATGTCGGGTGCGCATGCGGTGGCGGTGCTCGTGGCGGTGTGGCTGGCGGCGCAGACACTCCTCAATCTCGGTGCCGTGGTGGGGCTCTTGCCCGTGACCGGCGTTCCTCTGCCGTTCGTTTCGCAAGGGGGTTCGTCGTTGGTCGTCGAGGCGATCGCGCTCGGGGTCGTGCTCGCCTCGGTCCACCGTGGGGAGCGGCGTCGATGA
- the murD gene encoding UDP-N-acetylmuramoyl-L-alanine--D-glutamate ligase: protein MSADALRAQVAGGRVLVLGASVSGLAAERVLRSLGAEVIVADDARALRDKARSEGRELVDPDAIVGARFDLVVVSPGIRTERVERLGLDGPVIGELELGYLLAAAPITAVTGTNGKSTVTTLTASMLGDGAVAAGNLGTPLSAVADSGARRLVVEVSSFQLVWAPTFRASVATVLNLTPNHLDYHGSFEAYRAAKARLIERLAPGDVAVWPVGEGAVDAIAIPRGVEVRTFSATARDADYRVEHGALVGPDGRTLVRVEELGRRAPHDVANMLAAWALAEASGAELERARRVAREFRGLAHRLQVVAVRGGLTYVDDSKATTPEAAVAAVRSFDRVVLIAGGRTKGTGFERLRDVAERIAGVVAIGESAHRVVADLGDAVPWIVEANSMDEAVAVASERALPGTVVLLAPAATSWDWYRSFEERGEDFVRAVAALGR from the coding sequence ATGAGCGCCGATGCGCTGCGTGCCCAGGTGGCAGGCGGGCGTGTGCTCGTGCTCGGAGCGAGCGTGTCCGGTCTCGCGGCCGAACGGGTGCTGCGATCGTTGGGCGCCGAGGTCATCGTGGCGGACGACGCTCGAGCGCTGCGTGACAAGGCGCGCTCCGAGGGGCGTGAGCTCGTGGATCCGGACGCCATCGTTGGCGCGCGCTTCGACCTGGTCGTCGTGTCCCCCGGGATTCGCACCGAACGGGTGGAACGTCTCGGGCTCGACGGTCCGGTGATCGGCGAGCTCGAACTCGGCTACCTTCTCGCCGCGGCCCCCATCACCGCGGTGACCGGTACCAACGGGAAGTCCACGGTGACGACGCTCACCGCGAGCATGCTCGGCGACGGGGCCGTCGCGGCCGGCAATCTCGGCACGCCACTCTCGGCGGTGGCGGACAGTGGCGCTCGTCGACTCGTGGTCGAGGTCTCCTCCTTCCAGCTCGTCTGGGCCCCGACGTTTCGAGCTTCCGTCGCGACCGTGTTGAACCTCACGCCGAACCATCTCGACTACCACGGGTCGTTCGAGGCCTATCGCGCGGCCAAGGCGCGCCTCATCGAGCGGCTCGCGCCCGGGGATGTCGCCGTGTGGCCCGTCGGAGAGGGTGCCGTGGACGCCATCGCGATCCCTCGCGGGGTCGAGGTGCGGACCTTCAGTGCGACGGCGCGTGACGCCGACTATCGGGTCGAGCATGGTGCACTCGTCGGGCCGGACGGCCGCACGCTCGTCCGGGTCGAGGAGTTGGGACGTCGTGCACCACACGACGTCGCGAACATGCTGGCGGCCTGGGCGCTTGCGGAGGCGAGTGGCGCGGAGCTCGAACGCGCGCGTCGAGTCGCGCGCGAGTTCCGGGGGCTTGCTCATCGGCTCCAGGTCGTGGCCGTTCGTGGTGGGCTCACCTACGTGGACGACTCGAAAGCCACGACGCCGGAAGCTGCTGTGGCTGCGGTGAGGAGCTTCGATCGTGTCGTGCTCATCGCCGGCGGTCGAACCAAGGGCACGGGGTTCGAGCGGCTCCGCGACGTCGCGGAGCGGATCGCTGGCGTGGTCGCCATCGGCGAGAGTGCCCACCGAGTGGTGGCCGACCTCGGCGACGCGGTGCCGTGGATCGTGGAGGCGAACTCGATGGACGAGGCGGTGGCGGTGGCGAGCGAGCGAGCGCTGCCGGGCACGGTGGTGCTGCTCGCGCCGGCGGCGACCTCGTGGGATTGGTACCGGAGTTTCGAGGAACGAGGTGAGGACTTCGTCCGCGCCGTTGCGGCGCTTGGGAGGTGA